One Intestinimonas butyriciproducens genomic window, TGGCAAAATATTTTTTTGTAGTTAAAAACGGGCGTATTCAGCAGTGTTTCATTCTGATGTGTTCAGGGTAGAATTATGTTGGAAATTGCCAGCCCATATGCTATAATTATTTTGAGTTTTTGTGCCCATAACAGTACTACAAAGGGGAATGTGCATGGATAAGAGAAAATTAACAGAACAAGAAATCCGCACAAGATATATTACCCCTGCGATATCGAAGGCGGATTGGTCTGCTTCTCAGATACGGGAAGAGTATGCCATAACGAAAGGTCGCATTATTGCCAGAGGTGGTACATATAAGCGCGATAGGGCCAAATTTGCAGATTATGTTTTATTCATCAAGCCGCATATTCCGTTGGCCATTGTAGAAGCAAAAGACAACAATCACGCTGTTTCGGATGGAATGCAACAAGCTCTTGATTATGCGGAGAGGTTGTTAATTCCATTTGTATTCACTTCCAATGGTGATGGGTTTACTTTTCATAACCGCATGAATAGCGGAGGCGACAAGGAAGTTTTCTTGACCCTTGAACAATTCCCCTCACCAGATACGCTTTGGACGATGTATAAAGAAGGCACCGGGCTTACTGCACAGCAGGAAGCAGTCATTGCAGAACCCTACTATACGGCACGAGAAGACCGAACGCCAAGGTACTACCAGCTAAATGCCATCAATTTAACTGTTGAGGCGATTGCGCGTGGGCAGAACCGTGTTTTGTTGGTGATGGCAACCGGCACAGGTAAAACATTTACAGCATTTCAGATCATTTGGCGCTTGTGGAAATCTGGTGTGAAAAAGCGAATTTTGTATTTGGCTGATCGCAACGCTTTAATAGACCAAACCTATGTCAATGATTTTTCACCGTTTAAGGACAAAATGACGATTGTTCGCAATCGCAAGGTTGATAAATCTTATGAAATCTATCTGGCGTTGTATCAAGGCTTGACCGGGGATGGCGATAAGGAAATCTTTAAGCAGTTCTCTCCGGGATTTTTCGACTTGATTATCATTGATGAGTGTCACCGTGGCAGTGCAAAAGAGGACAGCGAATGGCGCGCTGTATTAAACTACTTTACCGCAGCAACGCAAATCGGTTTGACCGCAACACCGAAAGAAACAAAGGACATCTCCAATGTTGACTATTTTGGAGAGCCGATTTATACCTATTCCCTCAAACAAGGGATAGAGGACGGCTTTTTAGCACCGTATCGTGTCATTCGGGTTTTGCTGGATAAGGATGCAGAAGGATTCCGCCCCTACAAAGGTCAAACTGACAAATATGGTAATGAAATCCTTGACCGGGAATACAACACAAAAGACTATGACCGCGAATTGGTGCTGGAACAGCGAACCCGAATGGTCGCAAAAGTTGTGTCTAACTATCTCAAAAAGCATAATCTTTGCTATGACAAGACCATTTTCTTCTGTGTTGATACCGAACATGCTGACCGGATGCGCCAAGCACTTGTCAATGAAAACTCCGATCTCGTAAAGGAAGATGAGCGCTATGTTATGCGCATCACCGGCGATGATGACATCGGCAAAAAGCAGATTGATGCCTTCCGCGATGTTTCAAGCCGTTACCCGGTTCTGGTGACCACTTCTAAATTACTTACCACCGGCGTGGATGTGC contains:
- the hsdR gene encoding EcoAI/FtnUII family type I restriction enzme subunit R produces the protein MDKRKLTEQEIRTRYITPAISKADWSASQIREEYAITKGRIIARGGTYKRDRAKFADYVLFIKPHIPLAIVEAKDNNHAVSDGMQQALDYAERLLIPFVFTSNGDGFTFHNRMNSGGDKEVFLTLEQFPSPDTLWTMYKEGTGLTAQQEAVIAEPYYTAREDRTPRYYQLNAINLTVEAIARGQNRVLLVMATGTGKTFTAFQIIWRLWKSGVKKRILYLADRNALIDQTYVNDFSPFKDKMTIVRNRKVDKSYEIYLALYQGLTGDGDKEIFKQFSPGFFDLIIIDECHRGSAKEDSEWRAVLNYFTAATQIGLTATPKETKDISNVDYFGEPIYTYSLKQGIEDGFLAPYRVIRVLLDKDAEGFRPYKGQTDKYGNEILDREYNTKDYDRELVLEQRTRMVAKVVSNYLKKHNLCYDKTIFFCVDTEHADRMRQALVNENSDLVKEDERYVMRITGDDDIGKKQIDAFRDVSSRYPVLVTTSKLLTTGVDVQMVKFIVLDANINSMTEFKQIIGRGTRVREDLGKMFFTIFDFRDSTRLFADPDFDGPVEQDDSFTPSEDGQIPDLPGDPPTEPEEPHFPEEPEYPGAGDEEHKHERRMKYFVDNVEVTVLKQRVQYIDKDGKLITESLTDYTKRNVLDQYATLEDFLTAWNSAERKQVILDEFASQGVLLEELQEQIGREFDPFDLVCHIAYDQPPLTRKERANNVKKRNYFAKYGEQAQAVLNALLEKYADSGVVNLESMDVLKVNPIREFGTPQFIVNKIFKGKAGFTAALRELESELYVA